A genomic stretch from Channa argus isolate prfri chromosome 24, Channa argus male v1.0, whole genome shotgun sequence includes:
- the angptl5 gene encoding angiopoietin-related protein 5 isoform X2: protein MMWTTTVLLLLLPHSLSSKDISDAPVKGQKPLGGVKGQDTCSIPCDITVKLLRDEKHSICGQLQQSLLAFGRNTRKLIRDVMEEQQRALDILGSQVTELMTKVQTLSFEVQRSNTELYSVKPVQSHGRDCSDIKDNLMSVVPKIPSGIYILHPENTDSSFEVFCEMDYMGGGWTVMQRRTDGLTDFKRPWADYVDGFGNLAGEHWLGLKKVFHIVNQKDTRFQLHIALVSHDDVTSYASYDDFKLDTEVQFFSIHLGRYAGSAGDAFRGYNQEQNQDTAPFSASDVDNDGCNPFCSVSNRTVESCSAQHNHTGWWFNQCGLANLNGCSEDAEQNRGQRTHIFWDTWTQNGVPHSIKSVTMKIRRIATNN, encoded by the exons GACATCTCTGATGCTCCTGTCAAAGGGCAAAAACCGCTGggaggggtcaaaggtcaagacACATGCTCCATCCCATGTGACATCACTGTCAAGCTGCTACGAGATGAGAAACATTCAATCTGTG GTCAGTTACAGCAGTCTCTGTTGGCATTTGGACGCAACACCCGGAAACTGATCAGGGACGTgatggaggagcagcagagagccCTGGACATCCTTGGCAGTCAG GTCACAGAGCTGATGACCAAAGTGCAGACTCTCAGCTTTGAGGTTCAGAGAAGCAACACTGAGTTGTACTCTGTGAAACCTGTGCAGTCCCATG GACGGGACTGCAGCGACATTAAGGACAATCTCATGTCAGTTGTCCCTAAGATCCCCAGTGGTATTTATATCCTTCACCCTGAGAATACAGATTCTTCATTTGAG GTCTTCTGTGAGATGGACTACATGGGAGGTGGATGGACAGTGATGCAGAGGAGAACAGATGGATTAACTGACTTTAAACGACCCTGGGCTGATTATGTTGATGGCTTTGGAAATCTTGCAG GAGAGCACTGGTTGGGCCTGAAGAAGGTGTTTCACATAGTAAACCAGAAAGATACTCGGTTCCAGCTCCACATTGCTTTGGTTTCCCATGATGATGTTACCTCATATGCATCATATGATGACTTCAAGCTGGACACAGAAGTCCAGTTCTTCAGTATACACCTGGGCAGATATGCTGGCAGCGCAG gtGATGCATTTCGTGGCTATAACCAAGAGCAGAATCAGGACACGGCTCCCTTCAGTGCCTCAGACGTAGACAACGACGGCTGCAATCCATTCTGCTCAGTCAGCAACCGCACGGTGGAGAGCTGCAGCGCTCAGCACAACCACACGGGATGGTGGTTCAACCAGTGCGGACTGGCAAACCTCAACGGCTGTTCTGAAGACGCAGAGCAGAACAGGGGGCAGAGGACACACATCTTTTGGGACACATGGACACAGAACGGGGTCCCTCACTCCATCAAATCAGTCACAATGAAGATCAGAAGGATTGCAACCAATAACTGA
- the angptl5 gene encoding angiopoietin-related protein 5 isoform X1, which translates to MMWTTTVLLLLLPHSLSSKVPLDLQDKGSTHFNQSDIFNQDISDAPVKGQKPLGGVKGQDTCSIPCDITVKLLRDEKHSICGQLQQSLLAFGRNTRKLIRDVMEEQQRALDILGSQVTELMTKVQTLSFEVQRSNTELYSVKPVQSHGRDCSDIKDNLMSVVPKIPSGIYILHPENTDSSFEVFCEMDYMGGGWTVMQRRTDGLTDFKRPWADYVDGFGNLAGEHWLGLKKVFHIVNQKDTRFQLHIALVSHDDVTSYASYDDFKLDTEVQFFSIHLGRYAGSAGDAFRGYNQEQNQDTAPFSASDVDNDGCNPFCSVSNRTVESCSAQHNHTGWWFNQCGLANLNGCSEDAEQNRGQRTHIFWDTWTQNGVPHSIKSVTMKIRRIATNN; encoded by the exons GTACCTCTGGATCTCCAGGACAAAGGAAGCACACACTTTAACCAATCAGATATTTTCAATCAGGACATCTCTGATGCTCCTGTCAAAGGGCAAAAACCGCTGggaggggtcaaaggtcaagacACATGCTCCATCCCATGTGACATCACTGTCAAGCTGCTACGAGATGAGAAACATTCAATCTGTG GTCAGTTACAGCAGTCTCTGTTGGCATTTGGACGCAACACCCGGAAACTGATCAGGGACGTgatggaggagcagcagagagccCTGGACATCCTTGGCAGTCAG GTCACAGAGCTGATGACCAAAGTGCAGACTCTCAGCTTTGAGGTTCAGAGAAGCAACACTGAGTTGTACTCTGTGAAACCTGTGCAGTCCCATG GACGGGACTGCAGCGACATTAAGGACAATCTCATGTCAGTTGTCCCTAAGATCCCCAGTGGTATTTATATCCTTCACCCTGAGAATACAGATTCTTCATTTGAG GTCTTCTGTGAGATGGACTACATGGGAGGTGGATGGACAGTGATGCAGAGGAGAACAGATGGATTAACTGACTTTAAACGACCCTGGGCTGATTATGTTGATGGCTTTGGAAATCTTGCAG GAGAGCACTGGTTGGGCCTGAAGAAGGTGTTTCACATAGTAAACCAGAAAGATACTCGGTTCCAGCTCCACATTGCTTTGGTTTCCCATGATGATGTTACCTCATATGCATCATATGATGACTTCAAGCTGGACACAGAAGTCCAGTTCTTCAGTATACACCTGGGCAGATATGCTGGCAGCGCAG gtGATGCATTTCGTGGCTATAACCAAGAGCAGAATCAGGACACGGCTCCCTTCAGTGCCTCAGACGTAGACAACGACGGCTGCAATCCATTCTGCTCAGTCAGCAACCGCACGGTGGAGAGCTGCAGCGCTCAGCACAACCACACGGGATGGTGGTTCAACCAGTGCGGACTGGCAAACCTCAACGGCTGTTCTGAAGACGCAGAGCAGAACAGGGGGCAGAGGACACACATCTTTTGGGACACATGGACACAGAACGGGGTCCCTCACTCCATCAAATCAGTCACAATGAAGATCAGAAGGATTGCAACCAATAACTGA